The Bacteroidota bacterium genome segment TACTCCACAACTTGCCGCAAGTGATGGTTTTTCTGCTTTGCATGAAGCTTGGGTTCAGGTGAAGTTGGCAAAAAGCTGGGCATTGAAAGCCGGACGTCAGGAATTAGTATATGACGATCACAGGATTTTTGGTAATGTAGGTTGGGCACATCAAGCCAGGAGTCATGATGTGGCTGTTTTGAAGTTCGACAAAAAAGGTATTGTGAAATTCGATTTTGGTATAGCATTTAATCAAAATGCTACACTATCCGATCCTTACGCAACGGCTGGCTATAAAGCTATGCAATACTTTTGGCTACAAAAAGATCTTGGAAAGTATATTGATATGAGCTTTTTAATCCTAAATAATGGATTACAATATCAAGATCCATCAAGTTTGAAATATTCAGTACTTTATAGCCAAACAACAGGAGCAAGATTTACGGTTAAACCAAAGGAAAATCTGGATATAAATTTAGCTGCCTATTATCAGGATGGAAAAGATGGTAGTGATAAGGATTTAACTGCCTATTATGTAGCTGCTAGTGCTACATTAGGATTGTTAGATAAAGATAAATTGAAGCTTACCGCTGGAATGGAGCTTCTTTCAGGTACTGATAGGGATTCAACAATAATGGTAAATAATTCATTTACTCCTTTGTATGGAACCAATCATAAGTTTAATGGTCATATGGATTATTTTTATGTGGGTAGTCATGTTGGCAATGTTGGTTTACAAGATATTTATTTCAAAGCTGCTTATAAAGTAGGGAAAATGACTCCTGGGATTGATTTTCATATCTTCTCAGCAGCAGCCATATTGCAAGATCAAGTAAATAATAAAGTATATGAGTCCTTATTGGGTTATGAAATAGATTTTAGTGTAGGATACAAACTAAATGATTTTGTATCATTCAAAGCTGGTTATTCTCAAATGCTTGCCACTGAATCAATGGAGTTTCTTAAAGGAGGAAGTAAAGATGAAAAGAATAATTGGGGATGGCTGATGTTAAGTGTTAGTCCTAAATTTTTTGAATCGAAATAAGTAGTAAAAAATAATTAAAAATAAAAAAATGGAAAATAGTCAAATACCAAATATAGCAGATTTCAAGAACAATGAACTGAAAGTAGAAACAAGAGAATTCGCAAAATCAAAGGTTTTTCGTTTTGATCAGGAAGTGGAATACAATAATGCTGCAGTTGTCAGTAAACACGCATTAAAAAAGGAAACCGGAAATGTAAGCCTGTTTTCTTTTGACAAAGGAGAAGGCTTAAGTACGCATTCAGCTCCATTTGATGCCTTGGTTCAGGTTATAGATGGACAGGCAGAAGTTATTATTGATGGAAATCCCTATAGCTTGAATTCAGGTGATTCCATTATCATGCCTGCTGATATTCCTCACAGTTTAAAAGCTGTTGAACGATTTAAAATGGTTCTCACAATGATTAAAAACAAGAAGCAATAGGATTTGATAACCTAAAAGTTAAAGTTGTATATTTTTACTTTTGGGTTAATTGTATTGATGAAAAATTGATTGATGAGATGAGCGAATTAATAAATAACTCCAAAGAAAAAAAGAAACTGCTGAAACATATGATCCTGCAGCTTCATGAAGGAGAGGCTCCGGATTTAGTTCGGAACCGATTAACAGATATTTTGAGGGAAGTTCCCTACGATATGGTGGTGGAAGTTGAACAGGAATTAATTTCTGAAGGTTTGCCAGTGGATGAAGTCCTTAAATTATGTGATATACATACGGATGTTTTGGACGGTCATATTGATCAAACTGGGGCAAAGGAAATTCCTGCTGGGCATCCGATTGATATTTTTAAAAATGAAAATATTGAACTGAGAAAAAGGATTGATGAACTGAATCAACAGTATTTAATGCTAATCAGTTGCAATACATCGGAAGCGATTAAAGCATATTTCTTAAAACTTAAAGTTTTCTTTAATGATTTATATGATGTTGAGAAGCATTATTTGCGGAAGGAAAATTTGTTATTCCCCTATCTTGAAAAAAATGGGATAACAGGACCTCCAAAAGTTATGTGGGGCAAGCATGATGAAACAAGGGAGCTTTTAAAAGCAGCCGCTGAAGCTTTAACAGCTGAAGGTGAGATTACAACAGAAGAGGCGCAAACGGTGGTTGATTTGATTTTGATTCCAGCATCAAAAGCTATAGACGACATGATCATGAAGGAAGAAGAAATTCTTTTTCCCATGGCAATGGACTTATTGACAGATTCGGATTGGTATGAAATTCAACTGCAAACGCTAGAAATTGGCTATTGTTTATATGATCCTGAAATCGAGTGGAAACCTGAAGGAATTGAAGAAGTGGAAATTGAAATATCCGCAGATTCCATTCAATTGCCTAGCGGTAGTTTTATGCTCAGGGAATTGATAGCTGTATTGAACAAACTTCCTGTTGACATGACTTTTGTTGATAAAAACGATAAAGTAAAATTCTTTTCACAAGGTGATCATAGGATATTTCATAGAAGCCGTGCAATATTGAATAGAGATGTCAGGATGTGTCATCCACCTTCCAGTATGCATGTGGTTGATCAAATCTTAAACGACTTTAAGTCTGGGAAAGAAGACAAAGCATCCTTTTGGATTCAGATGGGAGCTAAATTTATATTGATTGAATACTATGCGCTGAAAGATGATAAAGATGCTTATTTTGGAACATTGGAAGTGTCTCAAGACCTCTCCTATGCCAGGAGTTTGGAAGGAGAACAAAGGCTATTGTCGTATGATAAATGATGAAAGACAAAAAGATGGAAAGACAACATCTTTTAAGTCTTTTTAATCTTTCACAGTCTTTCACAGTCTTTCAAAATCTAAAAACTAAAATATGCAACCATTAATAATTACCCCAAAAACCAAAATATATGATCTTTTAGAAGCCTATCCGCAATTGGAAGCTGTTCTGATAGATTTGATCCCAACATTTAAGAAACTGCAAAATCCGATATTACGGAAAACAATTGCACGGGTAACTACTTTGCAACAAGCTGCCAAAGTTGGTGAAATGCCAATAGAAGAAATCATCAATAAATTCAGGGAAGAAGTAGGGCAAGATGCTATTGGTGATTTTGATAACCTGGATGCTGATTCAAATGAAAAACCCGATTGGTTTAATGCTGATGATGTGATGAAAACATTTGATGCAACCGAAATTATAAATCAAGGTGGACATCCTATGGATATTGTGCTAAGGGAAACAAGGGATTTTGAAATAGGGGAAGTTTATGAGTTGGTCACACCTTTTTTACCCGCACCTTTAATAGATGCGATGAAGAACCAGCATTTTGATGTCTGGATTGTGAAAATAAATGACGAAGAATTCAGGTCGTTTTTCTGTAGAGTCTGATTTGATAATGATTAAATGTTTAATAAAGGGCACCTCTAAAAACTCCTTTTAACTCCTCTCTATTCGTAGAGAGGATAGGGTGAGTCAATAAAAAGAAAGGTTTTTTGAGGTGTCTTGAATCAATTAAAAGCTAAAAAAAATGAAAGCAATTGACATATTAGTGAAAGAACACGAAAGCATTTTGAAAATGATTGAGATTGCACAAACAATGCTCAAGAGTTCAGAGGATAAAGCCAAAATCAATATCGACCATGTCGAGAGAATTATTGATTTCATAAAAAACTTTGCTGACAAATACCATCATCTGAAAGAAGAAGACGTATTATTTATGGAAATGGGAAATCATGGGATGCCAAAAGAAGGTGGTCCCATTGGAGTAATGCTTTTGGAACATGATGAAGGCAGGGCTTTTGTAAAACTAGCTGTTGAAGGAATTGATAAATATAAACAAGGAGATCTCTCGTCTTTTGATCAAATAGAAAGAAGTTTATTGAGTTATTGTGAATTATTAACACATCACATCCACAAGGAAAACCAGATTTTGTACCCCATGGCTGAACAAATGTTACCAGATCAACTTAAAAATGAGATGGCAGAAACATTTGAAAAAACGAATTCAACAACCGTTAATAATGAGTATTTCGATAAATACTTAAAGCTGGTTGATGAACTCAGTGCAATTTATTTATAGAAATCACTTTAAAATTTTCAAATGCAAGTTGTAAAGATAAAAGATGTTCAACGAGTTCAAAATCCGCATGGCGTTGATGCACGAAAAATACATGAAAATGAACATATTCAAGCCGTTCATCTTTGGTTAAAGCCAGGCGAGC includes the following:
- a CDS encoding cupin domain-containing protein is translated as MENSQIPNIADFKNNELKVETREFAKSKVFRFDQEVEYNNAAVVSKHALKKETGNVSLFSFDKGEGLSTHSAPFDALVQVIDGQAEVIIDGNPYSLNSGDSIIMPADIPHSLKAVERFKMVLTMIKNKKQ
- a CDS encoding DUF438 domain-containing protein → MSELINNSKEKKKLLKHMILQLHEGEAPDLVRNRLTDILREVPYDMVVEVEQELISEGLPVDEVLKLCDIHTDVLDGHIDQTGAKEIPAGHPIDIFKNENIELRKRIDELNQQYLMLISCNTSEAIKAYFLKLKVFFNDLYDVEKHYLRKENLLFPYLEKNGITGPPKVMWGKHDETRELLKAAAEALTAEGEITTEEAQTVVDLILIPASKAIDDMIMKEEEILFPMAMDLLTDSDWYEIQLQTLEIGYCLYDPEIEWKPEGIEEVEIEISADSIQLPSGSFMLRELIAVLNKLPVDMTFVDKNDKVKFFSQGDHRIFHRSRAILNRDVRMCHPPSSMHVVDQILNDFKSGKEDKASFWIQMGAKFILIEYYALKDDKDAYFGTLEVSQDLSYARSLEGEQRLLSYDK
- a CDS encoding DUF1858 domain-containing protein — its product is MQPLIITPKTKIYDLLEAYPQLEAVLIDLIPTFKKLQNPILRKTIARVTTLQQAAKVGEMPIEEIINKFREEVGQDAIGDFDNLDADSNEKPDWFNADDVMKTFDATEIINQGGHPMDIVLRETRDFEIGEVYELVTPFLPAPLIDAMKNQHFDVWIVKINDEEFRSFFCRV
- a CDS encoding hemerythrin, with translation MKAIDILVKEHESILKMIEIAQTMLKSSEDKAKINIDHVERIIDFIKNFADKYHHLKEEDVLFMEMGNHGMPKEGGPIGVMLLEHDEGRAFVKLAVEGIDKYKQGDLSSFDQIERSLLSYCELLTHHIHKENQILYPMAEQMLPDQLKNEMAETFEKTNSTTVNNEYFDKYLKLVDELSAIYL